A window of Natrinema versiforme contains these coding sequences:
- a CDS encoding PAS domain S-box protein, with protein sequence MGSSSTDADQETRIRRQEVIADLSQQALETGDLEGLLDDAATAVAETLAVEYCPIFELRTDGTAAVLRAGSDLPTACIGSTTVPAERSSSAGRALRADEPVVAELDGDESPFSGSGPLAAADVTGGVTVRIGSSDDPWGVVGAYATDGRTFSDADGAFLERVADVLGSAIENARTRRDLERTERRFEAIFEDPNILVGLLEPDGTVLDINGTAMEYIDADLDDVTGEPFWETPWWSGDDDDVSEDVREWTERAAGGEYVPFEADLTGPDGERYTLEGAFRPVTDDEGTVTSVIVSDRDVTERTERERELEESEQRYRTLVEHFPNGAVALVDEDLTYRTVGGSPTDTAGATVDEVEGRPVSEAVPSSLADDLVPRYEAALEGESSAFEATIDGRVFDFQVVPVRDDDGEVFAALGMSQDVTERHESQRQLEESERRYRTLIDNFPNGAVALFDEDLRYQIVGGTAFEELEDSSETIVGKTVWDRYPPDLAERMAASFEAALEGDPNSFEMSLHNRDWMAYTVPVTDDDGESVGGMVMSQEITERKERERKLRERERRLERYKEYTDEIHDAIDDVFYVVGEDGSLQRWNRSVAEVTGYTEAELAAMEPTDLIATDDRAAAVDAIRRGFETGSTSAELAVRTKDGDTVPFEFNASRLEDPWGNTVLAGIGRDITDRLARERHLERYETIVEVVDDGVYVVDEDGYFTMVNETYAEMLGYEPADLVGAHVSLVVDDEIHDRIETLEATAESGDEWPTMEADLRTADGETVPAEANFATLPEDDSDWHRVGIARDISERTERKRRLEESERRYRTLVENFPDGAVGLYDEDLEYIVVGGEAFDDLGISEDEVAGATIADRYPDDLLEEVEPYYRAVFDGEANTFEFRAHGRDVLAHTLPVRNEDDEIFAGMVLAQDVTERREYERKIEDSNERLEQFAYAASHDLQEPLRMVTSYLTLLENRYADAFDEDGQEFLAYAVDGADRMREMIDGLLEYSRVETRGDPFEPMDLEAVVDNVLADLQFRIEETDAEVTVEALPRLEGDASQLRQVFQNLLSNALTYSGDEPPRIHVGAERREAPRASDRRRTERGSADERAANSFETAKPSPDDGSPESTSDSPREDGDAAENAGDEWVISVADEGIGIDDEDQDRVFTIFDRLHSREEYSGTGIGLALCERIVQRHGGDIWVESEPGEGSTFFVALPASQAE encoded by the coding sequence ATGGGATCGTCGTCCACTGACGCGGACCAAGAGACGCGTATTCGCCGACAGGAGGTCATCGCGGACCTCAGTCAGCAGGCCCTCGAGACGGGGGATCTCGAGGGGTTGTTGGACGACGCGGCGACGGCCGTCGCGGAGACCCTCGCCGTGGAGTACTGTCCGATCTTCGAACTGCGGACCGACGGCACGGCGGCCGTTCTGCGCGCGGGGAGCGACCTGCCGACGGCGTGCATCGGATCGACAACCGTACCCGCGGAGCGGTCGTCCTCCGCGGGACGCGCTCTCCGGGCCGACGAGCCGGTCGTCGCCGAACTCGACGGCGACGAATCGCCGTTCTCCGGGTCGGGGCCCCTCGCCGCCGCCGACGTTACCGGCGGCGTCACCGTCCGGATCGGGTCGAGCGACGATCCGTGGGGCGTCGTGGGCGCGTACGCGACCGACGGTCGGACGTTCTCCGACGCCGACGGCGCGTTCCTCGAGCGCGTCGCGGACGTCCTCGGATCGGCGATCGAAAACGCCCGCACGCGACGCGACCTCGAGCGGACGGAACGGCGGTTCGAGGCGATCTTCGAGGATCCGAACATCCTCGTGGGACTGCTCGAACCCGACGGAACGGTCCTCGATATCAACGGGACGGCAATGGAGTACATCGACGCCGATCTCGACGACGTGACCGGCGAGCCGTTCTGGGAGACGCCGTGGTGGAGCGGGGACGACGACGACGTGAGCGAGGACGTACGGGAGTGGACCGAACGGGCCGCCGGCGGCGAGTACGTGCCCTTCGAGGCCGATCTCACGGGACCCGACGGCGAACGGTACACGCTCGAGGGCGCGTTCCGCCCGGTCACGGACGACGAGGGGACCGTCACCTCGGTGATCGTCTCGGATCGCGACGTCACCGAGCGCACGGAACGCGAACGCGAACTCGAGGAGTCAGAGCAGCGCTACCGGACGCTGGTCGAGCACTTCCCCAATGGCGCCGTCGCACTGGTCGACGAGGACCTCACCTACCGGACCGTCGGTGGGAGTCCCACGGACACGGCCGGTGCCACGGTCGATGAGGTCGAGGGGCGTCCGGTCTCGGAGGCCGTCCCGTCGTCGCTGGCCGACGACCTCGTGCCGCGCTACGAGGCCGCCCTCGAGGGCGAGTCGAGCGCGTTCGAGGCGACCATCGACGGCCGGGTCTTCGACTTTCAGGTCGTCCCCGTCCGCGACGACGACGGCGAGGTGTTCGCCGCGCTCGGCATGTCCCAGGACGTTACCGAGCGCCACGAGTCCCAGCGCCAACTCGAGGAGTCCGAGCGACGCTACCGGACGCTGATCGACAACTTCCCGAACGGCGCGGTGGCGCTGTTCGACGAGGACCTGCGCTACCAGATCGTTGGCGGTACCGCCTTCGAGGAACTCGAGGACTCGTCGGAGACGATCGTCGGGAAGACTGTCTGGGATCGGTATCCGCCCGACTTGGCCGAGCGAATGGCAGCGTCGTTCGAGGCCGCCCTCGAGGGCGATCCCAATTCCTTCGAGATGTCGCTTCACAACCGGGACTGGATGGCCTACACGGTCCCCGTCACGGACGACGACGGAGAGAGCGTCGGCGGAATGGTCATGAGCCAAGAGATCACCGAGCGCAAGGAACGCGAGCGGAAGCTTCGCGAGCGCGAGCGCCGCCTCGAGCGGTACAAGGAGTACACCGACGAGATCCACGACGCCATCGACGACGTCTTCTACGTCGTCGGTGAGGACGGCTCGCTACAGCGGTGGAACCGGAGTGTGGCCGAGGTGACCGGCTACACCGAGGCCGAACTCGCCGCGATGGAGCCGACGGACCTCATCGCGACGGACGACCGAGCAGCGGCCGTCGACGCCATTCGCCGCGGGTTCGAGACGGGATCAACCAGCGCGGAGCTGGCGGTTCGGACGAAAGACGGCGACACCGTTCCCTTCGAGTTCAACGCGTCGCGACTCGAGGACCCGTGGGGGAACACCGTCCTCGCGGGCATCGGTCGCGACATCACCGACCGGCTCGCCCGCGAGCGACACCTCGAGCGCTACGAGACGATCGTCGAGGTGGTCGACGACGGCGTCTACGTCGTCGACGAGGACGGCTACTTCACGATGGTCAACGAGACCTACGCGGAGATGCTCGGCTACGAGCCAGCGGACCTCGTCGGCGCGCACGTCTCGTTGGTCGTCGACGACGAGATCCACGACCGAATCGAAACGCTCGAGGCGACCGCGGAGAGCGGCGACGAGTGGCCGACGATGGAAGCCGACCTCCGGACGGCCGACGGCGAGACGGTCCCCGCCGAAGCGAACTTCGCGACGCTGCCCGAAGACGACAGCGACTGGCACCGGGTCGGGATCGCCCGAGACATCAGCGAGCGCACGGAACGCAAGCGCCGGCTCGAGGAGTCCGAACGTCGGTACCGGACGCTCGTCGAGAACTTCCCCGACGGCGCGGTGGGGCTCTACGACGAGGACCTCGAGTACATCGTCGTCGGCGGCGAGGCGTTCGACGATCTGGGGATCTCGGAGGACGAGGTCGCTGGCGCGACGATCGCCGATCGGTACCCGGACGACCTCCTCGAGGAAGTCGAGCCGTACTATCGGGCCGTATTCGACGGGGAGGCGAACACGTTCGAGTTCCGGGCCCACGGCCGAGACGTTTTGGCCCACACGCTCCCCGTCCGAAACGAGGACGACGAGATCTTCGCGGGCATGGTGCTGGCACAGGACGTCACGGAGCGCCGCGAGTACGAACGGAAAATCGAGGACTCCAACGAGCGCCTCGAGCAGTTCGCCTACGCGGCCAGCCACGACCTGCAGGAACCGCTGCGGATGGTCACGAGTTACCTCACGCTGCTCGAGAACCGCTACGCGGACGCCTTCGACGAGGACGGGCAGGAGTTCCTCGCGTACGCCGTCGACGGGGCCGACCGGATGCGAGAGATGATCGACGGCCTCCTCGAATATTCGCGCGTCGAGACCCGCGGCGACCCGTTCGAGCCGATGGACCTCGAGGCGGTCGTCGACAACGTGCTGGCGGACCTCCAGTTCCGGATCGAGGAGACCGACGCCGAGGTCACCGTCGAAGCGTTACCCCGCCTCGAGGGCGACGCGAGCCAGTTACGGCAGGTGTTCCAGAACCTCTTGTCGAACGCGCTCACCTACAGCGGGGACGAGCCCCCGCGGATTCACGTCGGCGCCGAGCGCCGCGAGGCGCCACGCGCCTCGGACCGGCGGCGCACGGAACGGGGTTCCGCGGACGAGCGAGCGGCGAACTCGTTCGAGACAGCGAAGCCGTCTCCTGATGACGGAAGTCCCGAATCGACTTCCGACTCACCGCGAGAGGACGGCGACGCCGCGGAGAACGCCGGCGACGAGTGGGTGATCTCGGTCGCGGACGAGGGAATCGGCATCGACGACGAGGATCAAGATCGGGTGTTCACCATCTTCGATCGCCTCCACAGCCGCGAGGAGTACTCGGGGACCGGTATCGGCCTCGCGCTCTGTGAACGCATCGTCCAACGCCACGGCGGCGACATCTGGGTCGAATCCGAGCCCGGCGAGGGATCGACGTTCTTCGTCGCCCTTCCCGCCTCGCAGGCGGAGTAG
- a CDS encoding oxidoreductase gives MGWTADEIPDQSGRTIVVTGANSGIGLEATRELARNGATVIMATRSTERGDDAADEILEDVPDADLRVEECDLADLESVRDFADRLTDETIDVLINNAGVMAIPRSETEDGFETQFGVNHLGHFALTGLLLENLATDEGEPARVVTVSSGVHENGEIDFDDLQGEASYDKWDAYAQSKLANVLFAYELERRFLTADMNAESMAVHPGYANTQLQVRGPEQSGSRLRMAAMKLMNAVAAQSAEMGALPTLYAAAAPEVEGGAYYGPGGFQNMRGTPERQASSDRSYDEETARRLWAVSEELTGVTYDLPEPKAEVAA, from the coding sequence ATGGGCTGGACAGCAGACGAGATTCCCGACCAGAGCGGACGCACGATCGTCGTCACGGGCGCGAACAGCGGCATCGGCCTCGAGGCCACCCGCGAACTCGCGCGCAACGGCGCGACGGTGATCATGGCCACGCGGAGCACCGAGCGCGGCGACGACGCGGCCGACGAGATCCTCGAGGACGTTCCCGACGCCGACCTCCGCGTCGAGGAGTGCGACCTCGCCGACCTCGAGTCGGTTCGGGACTTCGCGGACCGACTCACAGACGAGACGATCGACGTACTGATCAACAACGCGGGAGTCATGGCGATCCCACGGTCGGAGACCGAAGACGGCTTCGAGACCCAGTTCGGCGTTAACCACCTCGGCCACTTCGCGCTGACCGGACTACTGCTCGAGAATCTGGCGACCGACGAGGGGGAGCCGGCGCGGGTCGTCACCGTCTCGAGCGGCGTCCACGAGAACGGCGAGATCGACTTCGACGACCTCCAGGGCGAGGCGTCCTACGACAAGTGGGACGCCTACGCCCAGTCGAAACTGGCGAACGTGCTCTTCGCGTACGAACTCGAGCGGCGGTTCCTCACGGCGGATATGAACGCGGAGAGTATGGCGGTACATCCGGGCTACGCCAACACGCAGCTACAGGTCCGCGGGCCCGAGCAGAGCGGAAGCCGGCTCCGAATGGCGGCGATGAAACTGATGAACGCGGTGGCCGCCCAATCGGCCGAGATGGGCGCGCTACCGACGCTGTACGCCGCGGCCGCGCCCGAGGTCGAGGGCGGCGCGTACTACGGCCCCGGCGGCTTCCAGAACATGCGCGGGACGCCCGAGCGACAGGCCTCCTCGGATCGGTCCTACGACGAGGAGACGGCCCGTCGGCTGTGGGCGGTCTCGGAAGAACTGACCGGCGTCACGTACGACCTGCCGGAACCGAAAGCCGAGGTCGCAGCGTAG
- a CDS encoding ferredoxin, whose product MSDDDGIQRASDVGSSDAPPVEEKPYKIIFEANKCFGAGKCAEVSANWEMSIASGMAKPNEYFFGEEDLEHNVRAAEICPAKKDEGCIHVVDRRTDEEIAPDPHGDGTLSVDW is encoded by the coding sequence ATGAGCGACGACGACGGCATTCAACGCGCGAGCGACGTCGGTTCCAGCGACGCGCCGCCGGTCGAGGAGAAACCGTACAAGATCATCTTCGAGGCCAACAAGTGCTTCGGCGCGGGCAAGTGCGCCGAGGTCAGCGCCAACTGGGAGATGTCCATCGCCTCGGGCATGGCCAAACCCAACGAGTACTTCTTCGGTGAGGAGGACCTCGAGCACAACGTCCGCGCCGCGGAGATCTGTCCCGCGAAGAAAGACGAGGGCTGTATCCACGTGGTCGACCGCCGGACCGACGAGGAGATCGCACCGGACCCCCACGGCGACGGCACGCTGAGCGTCGACTGGTAG
- a CDS encoding DUF5806 family protein, protein MDGNETVDRSDSDRPERSDESAGPDEDSSGADAATGTDEPPAGDESPATGSDERAASEGDGEGSMPGVPDPEPEANDIPEDVQKYARFTKMDGAQYDRVNEFLRDRTYITAREWAIARLCSDFRTETGVEMTKIGENLPDLVPFMTDTYTPQAVNQARSSFEDKVRTAGATFLYGAMCDFFTAEELDDVMYEATEVAKFLLEVEGVDLSVEDELEAEERISSVMREVREASEELRAEDVVDGEE, encoded by the coding sequence ATGGACGGCAACGAGACGGTCGATCGGTCCGATTCCGATCGCCCGGAACGATCCGACGAGTCGGCCGGACCGGACGAGGACTCGAGCGGCGCGGACGCTGCGACGGGGACGGACGAGCCACCGGCGGGCGATGAATCGCCCGCGACGGGTAGCGACGAGCGGGCGGCGTCCGAGGGCGACGGCGAGGGATCGATGCCGGGCGTTCCGGACCCCGAACCCGAAGCAAACGACATCCCCGAAGACGTCCAGAAATACGCCCGCTTTACCAAGATGGACGGCGCGCAGTACGACCGGGTCAACGAGTTCCTGCGGGATCGGACCTACATCACCGCCCGCGAGTGGGCCATCGCCCGGCTCTGTTCGGACTTCCGGACCGAGACCGGCGTCGAGATGACCAAGATCGGCGAGAACCTGCCCGATCTGGTCCCCTTCATGACCGACACCTACACGCCGCAGGCGGTCAATCAGGCCCGTTCTTCCTTCGAGGACAAGGTCCGAACCGCCGGCGCGACCTTCCTCTATGGCGCGATGTGTGACTTCTTCACCGCCGAGGAGCTCGACGACGTGATGTACGAGGCCACCGAGGTCGCCAAGTTCCTCCTCGAGGTCGAGGGCGTCGACCTCTCCGTCGAAGACGAACTCGAGGCCGAGGAACGCATCTCGAGTGTCATGCGGGAGGTCCGGGAGGCCAGCGAGGAACTCCGCGCCGAGGACGTGGTCGACGGCGAGGAGTAA
- a CDS encoding thiolase family protein, producing the protein MSQTPVVVEAVRTPQGKEDGVFADVRSEDLSVPLIDEILAETGVSGEEVDDLMWGCAQQRGEQDNNLARVIALLSELGENVPATTINRWCASSMQSVISASDAIAAGNRDAIIAGGVESMSRVPMGEGFSEIHPRLAELYDLGDLQMGMTAEKVAEEHGISREAQDEYAARSQQNAVEATEEGRFDDEIVPIETEDGTVEEDEGLRPGTTPEKLAELPTVFKDDGSVTPGNASQISDGASALLVTSEAFAEEHDLEIMAKVGKNNVAGVDPTVMGIGPVPATKGLLERNGRDIDEYDLVELNEAFASQSLYSRDELGIDPEIFNVNGGAIAIGHPLGASGARLPVTLIHELQKRGGGLGLATLCVGFGQGAAIEFDVN; encoded by the coding sequence ATGTCACAGACGCCAGTCGTGGTCGAGGCAGTCCGGACGCCACAGGGGAAAGAAGACGGCGTGTTCGCCGACGTTCGCAGCGAGGACCTCTCGGTGCCGCTGATCGACGAGATTCTGGCCGAGACCGGCGTCTCCGGCGAGGAGGTCGACGACCTGATGTGGGGCTGTGCCCAACAACGCGGCGAACAGGACAACAACCTCGCCCGCGTCATCGCCCTGCTCTCGGAGCTCGGCGAGAACGTGCCGGCGACGACGATCAACCGCTGGTGTGCCTCCTCGATGCAATCGGTCATCTCCGCCTCCGACGCCATCGCGGCCGGCAACCGCGACGCCATCATCGCCGGCGGCGTCGAGAGCATGAGCCGCGTCCCGATGGGCGAAGGTTTCTCGGAGATCCACCCGCGGCTGGCCGAACTCTACGACCTCGGCGACCTCCAGATGGGGATGACCGCCGAGAAGGTCGCCGAGGAGCACGGCATCAGCCGCGAAGCTCAAGACGAGTACGCCGCACGGAGCCAGCAAAACGCCGTCGAGGCCACCGAAGAGGGTCGCTTCGACGACGAGATCGTCCCGATCGAGACCGAGGACGGCACCGTCGAGGAAGACGAGGGCCTCCGCCCCGGCACGACCCCCGAAAAGCTCGCCGAACTGCCGACCGTCTTCAAGGACGACGGCTCCGTGACACCCGGCAACGCCTCCCAGATCTCCGACGGCGCCTCGGCCCTGCTGGTCACGAGCGAGGCCTTCGCCGAGGAACACGACCTCGAGATCATGGCCAAAGTCGGCAAGAACAACGTCGCCGGCGTCGATCCGACTGTCATGGGCATCGGCCCGGTCCCGGCGACGAAGGGGCTGCTCGAGCGCAACGGGCGCGACATCGACGAGTACGACCTCGTGGAGCTCAACGAGGCCTTCGCGAGCCAGTCGCTGTACTCCCGGGACGAACTCGGGATCGACCCCGAAATCTTCAACGTCAACGGCGGTGCGATCGCCATCGGCCACCCGCTGGGGGCCTCCGGCGCTCGCCTCCCCGTGACGCTGATCCACGAACTCCAGAAGCGCGGCGGCGGCCTCGGGCTGGCGACGCTCTGTGTCGGCTTCGGGCAGGGCGCGGCGATTGAATTCGACGTCAACTGA
- a CDS encoding sugar MFS transporter, whose amino-acid sequence MDRARGWTIAIFLFVFGDAVAMQARGPILSELEAGFGVSEGALGLVAPAGTAGFVVAVVATGLLAGRLRMRRTLVVGVVGVACALVAMAAAPLYAVFLLALLAQGAAAGAFRGVDRVVLSHLHAARRGRVYTAYALVWAVGAVAGPQLVSAVLSVADWRAVFVVIALCFVPTAVAAGRLELPSMSAERSLSRAALADLLRRPSVVGACVGMLLVGAVEGIMFTWLAYYAGEFYATATANLLLSTYLLAYIPARFGYTLAVDRVPYLALLFVAVLPAIPALAVAFSGTTGPVLFLAVFVAGAGLSSGFPILAAYAVEAAPSYTGPLNALTTGATYAGIATAPAAVGALAELYGIGRALWLAVAIAGALLVTIGATWLWTGTATAPTVATASD is encoded by the coding sequence ATGGACCGGGCCCGCGGCTGGACGATCGCGATCTTTCTGTTCGTGTTCGGCGACGCAGTGGCGATGCAGGCCCGGGGGCCGATCCTCTCGGAACTCGAGGCCGGATTCGGCGTCTCCGAGGGTGCACTGGGGCTGGTCGCACCGGCCGGGACCGCCGGCTTCGTGGTCGCCGTGGTCGCGACCGGGCTGCTCGCGGGCCGACTCCGCATGCGACGAACGCTGGTGGTCGGGGTCGTCGGCGTCGCCTGCGCGCTCGTCGCGATGGCGGCCGCGCCCCTGTACGCGGTCTTCCTGCTCGCGCTGCTCGCACAGGGGGCCGCTGCGGGCGCGTTTCGCGGCGTCGACCGCGTCGTATTGAGCCACCTCCACGCCGCCCGGCGCGGCCGGGTGTACACGGCCTACGCGCTCGTCTGGGCCGTCGGCGCGGTCGCCGGCCCGCAACTCGTCAGCGCCGTGCTCTCGGTCGCCGACTGGCGGGCCGTCTTCGTCGTCATCGCGCTCTGTTTCGTGCCGACCGCGGTCGCCGCCGGCCGCCTCGAGCTCCCCTCGATGTCCGCCGAGCGGTCGCTCTCGCGGGCCGCGCTCGCGGACCTGCTCCGCCGACCGTCGGTCGTCGGCGCGTGCGTCGGCATGCTGCTCGTCGGAGCCGTCGAGGGGATCATGTTCACGTGGCTCGCGTACTACGCGGGCGAGTTCTACGCCACGGCGACAGCGAACCTCCTGCTGTCGACGTACCTGCTCGCGTACATCCCCGCTCGGTTCGGATACACGCTCGCCGTCGACCGCGTGCCGTATCTCGCGCTGTTGTTCGTCGCCGTCCTGCCCGCGATCCCGGCGCTCGCGGTCGCGTTCTCCGGGACGACCGGCCCCGTGCTGTTCCTCGCCGTCTTCGTCGCCGGCGCGGGCCTCTCGAGTGGCTTCCCGATACTGGCGGCCTACGCCGTCGAGGCCGCGCCGTCGTACACCGGGCCGCTCAACGCGCTGACGACCGGCGCGACCTACGCGGGAATCGCGACCGCACCCGCCGCCGTCGGCGCGCTCGCGGAACTGTACGGCATCGGGCGCGCGCTGTGGCTCGCGGTCGCCATCGCGGGCGCGCTCCTCGTCACGATCGGAGCGACGTGGCTGTGGACCGGCACGGCGACCGCGCCGACGGTCGCGACGGCGTCGGATTAA
- a CDS encoding aldehyde ferredoxin oxidoreductase family protein — MKHVRGPLYSIDVGDRTAETEDIDDLLESSIGGRALGTKLAHDRIPFDADPLGPENRLFFATGPLQHSMMSFTGRMSATGVSPLTDGLLSSNAGGFLSRNFTGTGYSAVEITGASDELVIVHVTDEGVEFEEVPDLAEATVPETCEYIEDEHGLGSEHTTVIGPAGENRVRFASIMTSEERAFGRGGLGAVLGSKNVKAITFDGDSTREVEIPSLQMEIHGEAANSDSPMRDQGTTSVAEYANMVEALPSYYFSELSFEGIEGVNGDRVEEKKYKKGTCSSCAFACKLPTRDEESGLETEGPEYETLMAFGPNSGVDNIVDVMKSNKLCDEYGVDTISAGDTIAAYLASEDEFGNVDLIHDLVEKIAYREGVGDQLAEGIDRIHDDLGVENWSVKGMEFAAHDGRTLNGQGLAFATSNRGADHMYAEFYPYEYPLVDADDAFDKSGLEGKPPKVVELENSNVIKDSAVLCKFSRDFITEERFEGLLDADYEELLALGGEIVSLERHFNNQRGFDRADDRLPYEIPDFEQGLAEYYDERGWNDDGTVPDAQFQSGHGTPADD, encoded by the coding sequence ATGAAACACGTACGGGGACCGCTGTATTCGATCGATGTCGGCGACCGAACGGCCGAGACCGAGGACATCGACGACCTCCTCGAGTCGTCGATCGGCGGGCGGGCGCTCGGCACGAAACTCGCCCACGACCGGATCCCGTTCGACGCCGACCCGCTGGGGCCTGAAAACCGGCTGTTCTTCGCGACGGGGCCGCTCCAGCACTCGATGATGAGCTTCACCGGCCGGATGTCGGCGACCGGCGTCTCGCCGCTGACCGACGGATTGCTGTCCTCGAACGCTGGCGGCTTCCTCTCGCGAAACTTCACCGGCACGGGCTACAGCGCCGTCGAGATCACCGGCGCGAGCGACGAACTCGTCATCGTCCACGTCACCGACGAGGGCGTCGAGTTCGAGGAAGTACCCGACCTCGCGGAGGCGACCGTCCCCGAGACCTGCGAGTACATCGAGGACGAACACGGCCTCGGCTCGGAGCACACCACCGTTATCGGGCCGGCCGGCGAGAATCGGGTCCGGTTCGCCTCGATCATGACCTCCGAGGAGCGAGCCTTCGGCCGCGGCGGACTCGGTGCCGTGCTGGGATCGAAAAACGTCAAGGCGATCACCTTCGACGGCGACTCGACCCGCGAGGTCGAGATCCCGTCGCTCCAGATGGAGATCCATGGCGAGGCCGCAAACTCCGACAGCCCGATGCGTGATCAGGGCACCACTTCCGTCGCGGAGTACGCAAACATGGTCGAGGCCCTGCCGAGCTACTACTTCTCGGAGCTCTCCTTCGAGGGCATCGAGGGGGTCAACGGCGACCGCGTCGAGGAGAAGAAGTACAAGAAAGGCACCTGCTCGTCGTGTGCCTTCGCCTGCAAACTGCCGACTCGAGACGAGGAGTCCGGCCTCGAGACCGAAGGTCCCGAGTACGAGACGCTGATGGCCTTCGGCCCGAACTCGGGCGTCGACAACATCGTCGACGTGATGAAGTCGAACAAGCTCTGCGACGAGTACGGAGTAGACACCATCTCGGCGGGCGACACCATCGCGGCCTACCTCGCCAGCGAAGACGAGTTCGGTAACGTCGACCTGATCCACGACCTCGTCGAGAAGATCGCCTACCGCGAGGGCGTCGGGGATCAGCTCGCGGAGGGCATCGACCGTATCCACGACGACCTCGGCGTCGAGAACTGGTCGGTCAAGGGCATGGAGTTCGCCGCCCACGACGGTCGCACCCTGAACGGACAGGGACTGGCCTTCGCCACCTCGAACCGCGGTGCCGACCACATGTACGCCGAGTTCTACCCCTACGAGTACCCGCTCGTCGACGCCGACGACGCCTTCGACAAGTCCGGCCTCGAGGGGAAACCGCCAAAGGTGGTCGAACTCGAGAACAGCAACGTCATCAAGGACAGCGCCGTCCTCTGTAAGTTCTCGCGGGACTTCATCACCGAGGAGCGCTTCGAAGGACTGCTCGACGCCGACTACGAGGAACTGCTCGCACTCGGCGGCGAGATCGTCTCCCTCGAGCGCCACTTCAACAATCAGCGCGGCTTCGACCGGGCCGACGATCGGCTCCCCTACGAGATTCCGGACTTCGAGCAGGGACTCGCGGAGTACTACGACGAACGCGGCTGGAACGACGACGGAACGGTCCCCGACGCGCAGTTCCAGAGCGGTCACGGCACGCCAGCAGACGACTGA
- a CDS encoding EamA family transporter translates to MANTAILFALGALLLYGGWAVAGGVATRSLSPVNAVFLSYVASIVIAGGYVLSLRRPISGTRVDIVFALVSGAFLAAASISFYAGLARGNMAIISAIAALYFVIPAIVGVFYFEAQLSPTNVAGLALAVVAVGLVAA, encoded by the coding sequence ATGGCCAACACGGCGATCCTCTTTGCGCTCGGTGCATTGCTCCTGTACGGCGGCTGGGCGGTGGCCGGCGGCGTCGCGACGCGGTCGCTCTCGCCCGTGAACGCGGTGTTTCTCTCCTACGTCGCGAGTATCGTCATCGCCGGCGGCTACGTGCTCTCGCTGCGCCGTCCCATCTCCGGAACCCGCGTGGACATCGTTTTCGCGCTCGTCTCCGGGGCGTTCCTCGCGGCCGCCTCCATCAGCTTCTACGCCGGTCTCGCCCGCGGGAACATGGCGATCATCTCGGCCATCGCCGCCCTCTACTTCGTGATCCCGGCGATCGTCGGCGTCTTCTACTTCGAGGCACAGCTCTCCCCGACGAACGTCGCCGGGCTGGCGCTCGCGGTCGTCGCCGTCGGCCTCGTCGCGGCCTGA